A window of Phyllopteryx taeniolatus isolate TA_2022b chromosome 19, UOR_Ptae_1.2, whole genome shotgun sequence contains these coding sequences:
- the osbpl7 gene encoding oxysterol-binding protein-related protein 7 isoform X2, whose protein sequence is MNSYGSALNRSQSLASGLEKSSPTWTKAPHSRSSSTLSSRHSRQLIKDWEVVEGVQVDANAAGEHPQEMNTPGVCEGYLLKRRKWPLKGWHKRYFVLEGGILRYCKNQQDVSIGRVQGSLDISSAVMSINKKSNRIDLDAGDILYHMKAKSHELFYIWVTKLQAHRSYKKSAVHNNGHLLTLTPDVASLSGQPKCFPQAAVNSKVSAWLQQSPPPDTCAQELNRCNLDLSELNRLIQRLQQLDAGQTFTNGELQRIISTQNLSLEKPKKQKPGRVWGHSRTLSRVEALGMLSSGPLSSSSHFGASVPSIPDYVCSQLSLPNAVASAEGKKIQQDICAVSLRVLSSLQTVHHTLSQDRQKLQEVWENNNARQPDTEQGAAGRRSSHRPPSVAESTAEYFDASDDFLFGSSSDVSDESGLSDGSTSNSEPEEGHLSATRKYRASISRTPHSVAPKSSGRRTTLPAACPDNSHVGLMAILYNNIGKDLARVSMPAALNEPVNLLQRLCEELEYSQLLDAASATADPYQRMVYIAAFAISGYSTATFRSRYKPFNPVLGETYECVRDDRGFRFISEQVCHHPPISACHAESENFSFWQDQRWKNKFWGKSLEIVPTGTVNVTIPRYGDHYEWNKVVTCIHNVLSQQRYLEHYGEVTIRNLKSKACTCKITFVKSRYWGSEANKNEVQGTVLDPSGSVIHRFGGLWHEGIFCDTLPTPKCVWKPNPQPKDHLIYYGFSTFAMELNQLTADLKPLLPPTDSRLRPDQRMLEEGRVDETDRKKDDIEELQRERRKELAEKGEEHVPAFFKKAKDCCGRDVWLTNGTYWKLREDPGLAKLPSVTLW, encoded by the exons ATGAATTCCTATGGCTCGGCCCTCAATCGCAGCCAGTCGCTGGCGAGCGGCCTGGAGAAGTCGTCGCCCACCTGGACAAAAGCTCCTCACTCCCGGAGCAGCAGCACGCTGTCGTCTCGACACTCGCGACAG CTGATCAAAGACTGGGAAGTGGTTGAGGGCGTCCAAGTTGACGCGAACGCCGCGGGGGAACATCCTCAGGAGATGAACACTCCAGGCGTCTGTGAGGGTTATCTTCTCAAGAGGAGGAAGTGGCCTCTTAAAGGCTGGCACAAg CGATACTTTGTCCTGGAAGGAGGGATCTTGAGATATTGCAAAAATCAACAAGAT GTGTCCATAGGAAGAGTGCAGGGCTCTCTGGACATAAGCAGCGCTGTCATGTCCATCAACAAGAAGTCCAACCGGATTGACTTGGATGCAGGGGACATTCTGTATCACATGAAG GCAAAGAGCCACGAGCTCTTTTACATTTGGGTGACCAAGCTGCAGGCGCATCGCTCATACAAGAAGAGCGCCGTCCACAACAACGGACACCTGCTGACGCTCACGCCTGACGTCGCTTCCCTCAGCGGACAGCCAAAGTGTTTTCCGCAGGCCGCCGTCAACAGCAAAGTGTCGGCGTGGCTGCAGCAGAGTCCTCCTCCTGACACCTGTGCACAAG AACTCAACCGTTGCAATTTGGACCTTTCCGAATTGAACCGGCTGATCCAGAGGCTGCAGCAGTTGGACGCGGGCCAGACGTTCACAAACGGGGAACTGCAGCGTATCATCAGCACACAG AATCTTTCCCTGGAGAAGCCAAAGAAGCAAAAGCCAGGAAGAGTGTGGGGTCACTCTCGCACACTGTCCAGAGTGGAAGCACTGGGAATG TTATCGTCCGGCCCTCTGAGCAGCTCCTCCCACTTCGGCGCCTCCGTCCCATCCATCCCGGACTACGTCTGCTCCCAGCTGTCCCTCCCCAACGCCGTCGCATCTGCCGAGGGCAAGAAGATCCAGCAGGACATCTGTGCCGTGTCGCTGCGAG TCCTGTCTTCGCTCCAAACGGTCCACCACACTCTTAGCCAAGACAggcagaagctgcaggaagtctGGGAAAACAACAACGCCCGCCAGCCTGACACAGAACAG GGGGCGGCAGGGAGGCGTTCGTCACACAGGCCTCCCTCGGTGGCCGAGTCGACGGCCGAGTATTTCGACGCCAGCGACGATTTCCTCTTCGGGAGTTCCTCCGACGTGTCGGATGAGTCGGGACTGAGCGACGGAAGCACGTCCAACTCGGAGCCGGAGGAAGGACATC TATCCGCCACCCGAAAATACCGCGCCAGCATTTCCAGGACTCCCCACAGCGTCGCACCGAAGAGTAGCGGACGGCGAACGACGCTTCCTGCGGCGTGTCCGGACAACAGTCACGTGGGCCTCATGGCGATCCTCTACAACAACATCG GCAAAGACCTGGCTCGCGTGTCCATGCCGGCCGCGCTCAACGAGCCCGTCAACCTGCTGCAGCGACTGTGCGAGGAGCTGGAGTACAGCCAGCTGCTGGACGCCGCCAGCGCCACCGCAGACCCCTACCAGAGGATG GTGTACATCGCCGCCTTCGCCATCTCGGGCTACTCCACCGCTACCTTCCGAAGCCGCTACAAGCCCTTCAACCCCGTCCTGGGCGAGACCTACGAGTGCGTGCGGGACGATCGCGGCTTTCGCTTCATCAGCGAGCAG GTGTGCCACCATCCTCCCATTTCTGCTTGCCACGCAGAATCGGAGAACTTTTCCTTCTGGCAAG ACCAGAGGTGGAAGAACAAGTTTTGGGGAAAGTCGTTGGAGATCGTGCCGACTGGCACGGTGAACGTCACGATTCCCAG GTACGGCGATCACTACGAGTGGAACAAAGTGGTGACGTGCATCCACAACGTGCTGAGTCAGCAGCGCTACCTGGAACATTACGGAGAAGTCACCATTCGCAACCTGAAGAGCAAGGCGTGCACCTGCAAGATCACCTTTGTCAAG TCGCGCTACTGGGGCTCGGAGGCCAACAAGAACGAGGTCCAGGGCACCGTGCTGGACCCGAGCGGCAGCGTCATCCACCGCTTCGGAGGTCTGTGGCACGAGGGAATCTTCTGTGACACCCTGCCTACGCCCAAATGCGTCTGGAAGCCAa ACCCTCAACCCAAAGACCACCTGATCTACTATGGCTTCTCCACCTTCGCCATGGAGCTCAACCAGCTCACAGCGGACCTCAAACCTCTGCTGCCCCCTACTGACAGTCGCCTGCGCCCTGACCAGAG GATGCTGGAGGAGGGCCGAGTGGACGAGACGGACAGAAAGAAAGACGACATCGAGGAGCTGCAGAGGGAGAGGAGGAAGGAGCTCGCCGAGAAAGGAGAGGAGCACGTCCCGGCTTTCTTCAA aaAAGCCAAAGACTGTTGCGGGCGCGACGTGTGGCTGACAAACGGAACTTACTGGAAACTCCGAGAGGATCCCGGCTTGGCCAAGCTCCCGAGTGTAACGCTGTGGTGA
- the osbpl7 gene encoding oxysterol-binding protein-related protein 7 isoform X1: MNSYGSALNRSQSLASGLEKSSPTWTKAPHSRSSSTLSSRHSRQLIKDWEVVEGVQVDANAAGEHPQEMNTPGVCEGYLLKRRKWPLKGWHKRYFVLEGGILRYCKNQQDVSIGRVQGSLDISSAVMSINKKSNRIDLDAGDILYHMKAKSHELFYIWVTKLQAHRSYKKSAVHNNGHLLTLTPDVASLSGQPKCFPQAAVNSKVSAWLQQSPPPDTCAQELNRCNLDLSELNRLIQRLQQLDAGQTFTNGELQRIISTQNLSLEKPKKQKPGRVWGHSRTLSRVEALGMPVRWRTKSLSSGPLSSSSHFGASVPSIPDYVCSQLSLPNAVASAEGKKIQQDICAVSLRVLSSLQTVHHTLSQDRQKLQEVWENNNARQPDTEQGAAGRRSSHRPPSVAESTAEYFDASDDFLFGSSSDVSDESGLSDGSTSNSEPEEGHLSATRKYRASISRTPHSVAPKSSGRRTTLPAACPDNSHVGLMAILYNNIGKDLARVSMPAALNEPVNLLQRLCEELEYSQLLDAASATADPYQRMVYIAAFAISGYSTATFRSRYKPFNPVLGETYECVRDDRGFRFISEQVCHHPPISACHAESENFSFWQDQRWKNKFWGKSLEIVPTGTVNVTIPRYGDHYEWNKVVTCIHNVLSQQRYLEHYGEVTIRNLKSKACTCKITFVKSRYWGSEANKNEVQGTVLDPSGSVIHRFGGLWHEGIFCDTLPTPKCVWKPNPQPKDHLIYYGFSTFAMELNQLTADLKPLLPPTDSRLRPDQRMLEEGRVDETDRKKDDIEELQRERRKELAEKGEEHVPAFFKKAKDCCGRDVWLTNGTYWKLREDPGLAKLPSVTLW, encoded by the exons ATGAATTCCTATGGCTCGGCCCTCAATCGCAGCCAGTCGCTGGCGAGCGGCCTGGAGAAGTCGTCGCCCACCTGGACAAAAGCTCCTCACTCCCGGAGCAGCAGCACGCTGTCGTCTCGACACTCGCGACAG CTGATCAAAGACTGGGAAGTGGTTGAGGGCGTCCAAGTTGACGCGAACGCCGCGGGGGAACATCCTCAGGAGATGAACACTCCAGGCGTCTGTGAGGGTTATCTTCTCAAGAGGAGGAAGTGGCCTCTTAAAGGCTGGCACAAg CGATACTTTGTCCTGGAAGGAGGGATCTTGAGATATTGCAAAAATCAACAAGAT GTGTCCATAGGAAGAGTGCAGGGCTCTCTGGACATAAGCAGCGCTGTCATGTCCATCAACAAGAAGTCCAACCGGATTGACTTGGATGCAGGGGACATTCTGTATCACATGAAG GCAAAGAGCCACGAGCTCTTTTACATTTGGGTGACCAAGCTGCAGGCGCATCGCTCATACAAGAAGAGCGCCGTCCACAACAACGGACACCTGCTGACGCTCACGCCTGACGTCGCTTCCCTCAGCGGACAGCCAAAGTGTTTTCCGCAGGCCGCCGTCAACAGCAAAGTGTCGGCGTGGCTGCAGCAGAGTCCTCCTCCTGACACCTGTGCACAAG AACTCAACCGTTGCAATTTGGACCTTTCCGAATTGAACCGGCTGATCCAGAGGCTGCAGCAGTTGGACGCGGGCCAGACGTTCACAAACGGGGAACTGCAGCGTATCATCAGCACACAG AATCTTTCCCTGGAGAAGCCAAAGAAGCAAAAGCCAGGAAGAGTGTGGGGTCACTCTCGCACACTGTCCAGAGTGGAAGCACTGGGAATG CCTGTTCGTTGGAGGACAAAATCG TTATCGTCCGGCCCTCTGAGCAGCTCCTCCCACTTCGGCGCCTCCGTCCCATCCATCCCGGACTACGTCTGCTCCCAGCTGTCCCTCCCCAACGCCGTCGCATCTGCCGAGGGCAAGAAGATCCAGCAGGACATCTGTGCCGTGTCGCTGCGAG TCCTGTCTTCGCTCCAAACGGTCCACCACACTCTTAGCCAAGACAggcagaagctgcaggaagtctGGGAAAACAACAACGCCCGCCAGCCTGACACAGAACAG GGGGCGGCAGGGAGGCGTTCGTCACACAGGCCTCCCTCGGTGGCCGAGTCGACGGCCGAGTATTTCGACGCCAGCGACGATTTCCTCTTCGGGAGTTCCTCCGACGTGTCGGATGAGTCGGGACTGAGCGACGGAAGCACGTCCAACTCGGAGCCGGAGGAAGGACATC TATCCGCCACCCGAAAATACCGCGCCAGCATTTCCAGGACTCCCCACAGCGTCGCACCGAAGAGTAGCGGACGGCGAACGACGCTTCCTGCGGCGTGTCCGGACAACAGTCACGTGGGCCTCATGGCGATCCTCTACAACAACATCG GCAAAGACCTGGCTCGCGTGTCCATGCCGGCCGCGCTCAACGAGCCCGTCAACCTGCTGCAGCGACTGTGCGAGGAGCTGGAGTACAGCCAGCTGCTGGACGCCGCCAGCGCCACCGCAGACCCCTACCAGAGGATG GTGTACATCGCCGCCTTCGCCATCTCGGGCTACTCCACCGCTACCTTCCGAAGCCGCTACAAGCCCTTCAACCCCGTCCTGGGCGAGACCTACGAGTGCGTGCGGGACGATCGCGGCTTTCGCTTCATCAGCGAGCAG GTGTGCCACCATCCTCCCATTTCTGCTTGCCACGCAGAATCGGAGAACTTTTCCTTCTGGCAAG ACCAGAGGTGGAAGAACAAGTTTTGGGGAAAGTCGTTGGAGATCGTGCCGACTGGCACGGTGAACGTCACGATTCCCAG GTACGGCGATCACTACGAGTGGAACAAAGTGGTGACGTGCATCCACAACGTGCTGAGTCAGCAGCGCTACCTGGAACATTACGGAGAAGTCACCATTCGCAACCTGAAGAGCAAGGCGTGCACCTGCAAGATCACCTTTGTCAAG TCGCGCTACTGGGGCTCGGAGGCCAACAAGAACGAGGTCCAGGGCACCGTGCTGGACCCGAGCGGCAGCGTCATCCACCGCTTCGGAGGTCTGTGGCACGAGGGAATCTTCTGTGACACCCTGCCTACGCCCAAATGCGTCTGGAAGCCAa ACCCTCAACCCAAAGACCACCTGATCTACTATGGCTTCTCCACCTTCGCCATGGAGCTCAACCAGCTCACAGCGGACCTCAAACCTCTGCTGCCCCCTACTGACAGTCGCCTGCGCCCTGACCAGAG GATGCTGGAGGAGGGCCGAGTGGACGAGACGGACAGAAAGAAAGACGACATCGAGGAGCTGCAGAGGGAGAGGAGGAAGGAGCTCGCCGAGAAAGGAGAGGAGCACGTCCCGGCTTTCTTCAA aaAAGCCAAAGACTGTTGCGGGCGCGACGTGTGGCTGACAAACGGAACTTACTGGAAACTCCGAGAGGATCCCGGCTTGGCCAAGCTCCCGAGTGTAACGCTGTGGTGA
- the mrpl10 gene encoding large ribosomal subunit protein uL10m, with translation MILKGALCVTSADPSDMAATLCGKLLSQKGWLPVTQSVRHGSKAVTRHRKPMHILKKKLVAVTQYIPPKPTPPPGAYPCQTAVVQEEESPLMRLLKRDVEEVFRDCKMVAVVQNNGSRSNDMMMLRNRFHKHGIKVKFFPNQVMRSFLGESIYGNMAPLFIGPTVLFVSKEPKVKEMLATLRVSPQLVLLGACVDNTLLSAQGVASYARLPSVAVVQGELVGGLSAPASHTGSLLQRHPARLTALLQQYVAQRAEAEEAT, from the exons ATGATTCTGAAGGGAGCACTGTGCGTCACTTCCGCTGACCCGTCAGACATGGCGGCGACCTTGTGTGGAAAATTATTATCCCAAAAAG GATGGCTCCCCGTGACACAGAGCGTTCGACACGGCTCCAAAGCTGTCACCCGCCACAGGAAACCGATGCACATCCTCAAAAAGAAGCTGGTGGCTGTGACACAGTACATCCCCCCTAAACCGACTCCTCCCCCGGGCGCGTACCCATGCCAAACCGCTGTGGTCCAGGAGGAG GAGAGCCCCTTGATGAGGCTGCTGAAGCGAGACGTGGAGGAGGTCTTCCGTGACTGCAAGATGGTCGCTGTGGTGCAGAACAACGGCTCCAGGTCTAATGACATGATGATGCTCAGGAACAGGTTCCACAAGCACGGCATTAAGGTCAAGTTCTTCCCCAACCAG GTGATGCGCTCGTTCCTCGGCGAGAGCATCTACGGCAACATGGCGCCTCTGTTCATCGGGCCCACGGTGCTGTTCGTCAGCAAAGAGCCCAAGGTCAAGGAAATGCTGGCCACGCTGCGCGTCAGCCCGCAGCTGGTTCTACTAG GCGCGTGCGTCGACAACACGCTGCTGAGCGCGCAAGGCGTGGCGAGCTACGCCAGGCTGCCGTCAGTCGCCGTGGTCCAGGGCGAGCTGGTGGGCGGTCTGAGCGCGCCGGCCTCGCACACCGGCTCCTTGCTGCAGCGACACCCCGCCCGCCTGACGGCGCTGCTGCAGCAGTACGTGGCGCAGCGGGCCGAAGCGGAGGAGGCCACGTGA
- the pnpo gene encoding pyridoxine-5'-phosphate oxidase: protein MRRTLSLRPIVLLLSANRASLLPPTSCERSVFAHFLGGESTRDSSSMDLSDMRKKYKGDEECFEEDQLTSLDPIEQFGSWFDEATKCHQVGEANAMCIATATKDGRPSARMVLLKGYSDYGFRFFTNYESRKGTELESNPHACLVFYWEPLNRQIRIEGEVERIPYQSSRDYFHSRPKSSQIGAVVSRQSTPVPDRDFLRGKNAELEEKYKDTQVPFPDYWGGYVVKPHLIEFWQGQTNRLHDRIVFTKMAADAELGEHQRRGEGGWVYQRLSP, encoded by the exons ATGAGGCGGACGCTGTCATTGCGAccgattgtattattattgagtGCAAATCGCGCTTCTCTTTTGCCTCCGACTTCGTGCGAACGAAGCGTCTTTGCACACTTTCTCGGCGGAGAGTCGACGCGTGACAGCTCCAGCATGGATCTCAGTGACATGAGGAAGAAGTACAAAGGAGACGAGGAG TGTTTCGAGGAGGACCAGCTGACTTCTCTGGACCCAATCGAGCAGTTTGGAAGCTGGTTCGACGAAGCCACCAAGTGCCATCAGGTTGGCGAGGCCAACGCCATGTGCATCGCCACGGCAACCAA AGACGGCCGGCCGTCGGCCCGCATGGTCCTGCTCAAAGGTTACAGCGACTACGGCTTCCGATTCTTCACCAACTACGAGAGCCGCAAGGGAACGGAGCTG GAGAGCAACCCTCACGCTTGTCTCGTCTTCTACTGGGAACCTTTGAACAGACAG ATCCGCATCGAGGGCGAGGTGGAGCGCATCCCCTACCAGAGCTCTCGCGATTACTTCCACTCGCGGCCAAAAAGCAGCCAGATCGGGGCGGTGGTGAGCCGGCAGAGCACGCCGGTTCCCGACAGAGAC TTCCTGAGGGGGAAGAACGCGGAGCTAGAGGAGAAGTACAAGGACACACAAGTGCCCTTTCCAGACTACTG GGGGGGCTATGTGGTGAAGCCCCATCTGATAGAGTTCTGGCAGGGTCAGACCAACAGGCTACACGACCGCATCGTCTTCACCAAAATGGCCGCCGACGCCGAGCTGGGAGAGCATCAGCGGCGTGGCGAGGGGGGTTGGGTTTACCAGCGACTCTCCCCGTGA